The Plutella xylostella chromosome 30, ilPluXylo3.1, whole genome shotgun sequence genome contains a region encoding:
- the LOC125491048 gene encoding uncharacterized protein LOC125491048, with protein sequence MSGGERALQLRYQSGDLANGFSIVPSVDPKHECSGWSTGSERAINSSGTCQDIREGSHHPEATLLKTGIVPATTTVPATTTNTAGPRRPTPRGSRGKRSSYAATIAAPAGGLQSTDERRPADTELTSAKRVRPDETISPRGGAKRAKVAPAAGQAPTYANVARTHLHVALVTVPARSLTEDQANDLKVAVQKVIIQQLDVPLTETPFCPLFKGKPHLSHGALKMWCEDDETLAWLKKTVEVMPSPVPNTKLAVIGQSELVPKVRAGLLVPDTCTVEPLSIQRTLIRQNRMYNVGDWTLYDRQIHNGKDSFLNLGIPRSEVPRIMELGRQMTFAVGNIYIRFFNNGVLGSQPPEESEDPLPTAPLCTSSPTSVSAAPVEAPTTLPSASTETMPAATPAALSSWIDGGGHDEESDADAESVDSDVLRSPQ encoded by the exons ATGTCGGGAGGTGAGCGCGCATTACAGCTCCGGTACCAGAGTGGAGATCTGGCAAATGGCTTCTCCATTGTCCCTAGTGTGGATCCCAAACACGAGTGCTCCGGATGGAGTACGGGAAGTGAGCGTGCCATCAACAGCTCCGGCACCTGTCAGGACATCAGGGAGGGGTCTCACCACCCCGAGGCGACTCTCCTA AAAACGGGTATCGTCCCGGCGACCACCACCGTCCCGGCGACCACCACCAACACCGCTGGACCTCGACGCCCCACTCCCAGGGGTAGCAGGGGTAAAAGGAGCAGCTATGCTGCCACCATCGCGGCGCCGGCCGGTGGGCTTCAGTCCACTGATGAGCGCAGGCCTGCTGATACCGAACTAACCTCGGCTAAGCGGGTCCGCCCTGACGAGACAATCTCTCCGAGGGGTGGCGCCAAGCGCGCAAAAGTTGCTCCTGCAGCAGGTCAGGCCCCAACCTACGCCAATGTCGCGCGGACACACCTGCATGTCGCCCTCGTCACCGTGCCGGCGCGCAGCCTCACCGAGGACCAGGCCAACGACCTGAAGGTGGCCGTGCAGAAGGTGATAATTCAGCAGCTGGACGTCCCGCTGACTGAAACACCCTTCTGCCCTCTCTTCAAGGGAAAACCACACCTCAGCCACGGGGCCTTGAAGATGTGGTGTGAAGACGACGAGACCCTCGCGTGGCTGAAGAAAACGGTCGAGGTGATGCCATCGCCTGTGCCTAACACCAAGCTCGCGGTCATCGGGCAGTCGGAGCTAGTGCCCAAGGTGAGAGCTGGACTGCTGGTTCCTGACACCTGCACTGTCGAGCCGCTGAGCATCCAAAGAACCCTGATCAGGCAAAACAGGATGTACAACGTGGGGGACTGGACCCTGTACGACCGCCAGATCCACAATGGCAAGGACTCCTTCCTCAACCTCGGCATCCCCAGATCGGAGGTGCCAAGAATCATGGAGCTCGGACGGCAGATGACGTTTGCAGTGGGCAACATCTACATCCGGTTCTTCAACAACGGCGTTCTGGGCAGCCAGCCTCCCGAAGAAAGTGAGGACCCGCTACCAACAGCACCGCTGTGCACCTCCAGCCCCACGTCTGTGAGTGCTGCACCAGTCGAGGCACCAACGACCCTGCCGAGCGCCTCCACCGAGACGATGCCTGCTGCGACCCCCGCGGCTCTATCGTCCTGGATCGACGGTGGCGGTCATGACGAAGAGTCGGATGCTGATGCGGAGTCGGTGGACAGTGATGTTCTCCGCTCGCCTCAGTAA